TAGCTTCCAGAATATCTTCCCGTGAAGAACTTTTTAAAAGATAACCGCAGGCACCGTTTTGAATCATTCGTGATACATAAGCACGCTCACCAAAAGTGCTTAACGCAAGGGATTTTACCGTTGGAAATTGATCTTTAATTTTTTTGCAAAGATCAATTCCGTTAATGTCCGGCAGATTTATGTCAAGAAAAGCAACATCAATTTTGTTATTTTTTAAAAAGGAAATGGTTTCAAAAGCATTGGACGCGGTACCAACTACCTCAACACTTTCATCCTTTGCCAGCAAAGATTTTAACCCTTCCACTACCAGCGGATGATCATCTACGATTAAAATTTTTACAGCCATTGAGAAGAAGTTTTTTCATTTTGAATAAAAGTAATTCAGACCTCAATTTCTACCAATACAGAAGTCCCTTCCCCTGGTTTTGACTGTATATCCAGTTTCCCATTAAGATAATCAACCCTTGCCTGGACATTTTGTAACCCTGCGCCTTTATTATTTTGAAGAATCGAAGTGTCAAATCCTTTACCATTATCTTCCACCGTTACGCTCACACTTTGCCCTATTTTGCTAAGCTGAACCTGAGCTTCTGTCGCTTCGGCGTACTTGATAACGTTATTCAGCAATTCCTGCACAATCCGGTAAAGTACAATTTCAATTTGAGAATCCAGTCTTTCTGAAAAACCGAAAGTCTGGATATTGACATGTAGCTGTTTTGATTCATTAATTCCATCGCAGAAATCATTCAACGCATCCACGAGGCCGAAACGAACCAGAGTTTCCGGCATCATACTATGAGCCACCCGGCGCATTTCGCTTATGGCGCCGTCGAGCTGACTTAGTGCGCGTGTGAATGACAGCGCACTGGATTCGGGTAAAATTACATTTCCTTTCACAGAATTGAGTGTGAGTTTAATGCCGGATAAAAGTCCGCCAAGTCCGTCGTGCAAATCACGTGCAACCCTGGTCCGTTCTTCTTCCTGGCCTTTTAAAATTGAATTTGTAGCAAGCAATTGTCTTTCCTGCTGTAACTGGATAACCTCATTTTCAGCAATTTGTTTGCGGATATTAACGTTTCGGTATATTAAAACTGCGATGATAATAATTACAAACAAGCCCGCTGCAAGGCTATAAATCATCGTATTTCTTTCTTCTTTTTCTCTTTCCAATGAAATAATCTGCTTCTGTTTTTGAACGGTCTGGTATTTTGTATCCAGTTCCTGCAATTGTTTCTGCACCTCTTTTCCCTGCAAGGAATCATTCAGTCTTATGTACTTATCAAGATATTCATAAGCAGATTTATAGTCATTTTGCCGTGCCTTATCCGCTGCATAATCTTCATACAATTCAACCAAATGATCTTTCATGTCATTTTCCTCGGCAATTTTTAATGCCGCGGCGGTATATTTTGCAGATTCCTGTGGTTTTTTCAGATCCTCATAAATAAACATCAGATCACGCAAGCAGGACATTTCCAGAAACACATTATGGCTTTTACGGGATAATGCCAACCCTTTTTCAGCATAATCTTTTGCCTTTTCAAGTTGGTTCAAATTCCGGTAGGCACTGCTGAGTCCGCTATAATTTTCAGCAATAAAAATGTCGGATTTTATATTTTTTGCGATTACCAGTGCTTCATTAAGATAGGGGATACTCTCTTTGTATTTTTTCAAATTGAAAACACATAAACCCAGATTCGTCAACAAATCAGCAAGTAGCAAACTATCACCCATCGGTCTTGCCAATGCCACAGCTTTTACCTTATAGGAATAAGCTTTGTTAAACAAATTTGCCTGCTCAAAAGCTGCACCGATATTTGAATACAACTGCGCCAGAAATTCTGTTTTTCCTTCTTTTTCAAAAATGTTAGCTGCTTGCTGATAGTACTTTATCGACTCTTTGAAACTTCCTATGTAAGTATAGCTCGCACCAATATTGGCCAGACTTTTGCCGATATAAATCGGGTTATTGAGTTTCCTCGCAATCGCCAGACTTTCCTGATTCAGTTTTAAAGCCTGGGCAAATTTCCCTTGCAGATTCAGCACATAGGTATAGTTTGTCCTGAACTTGAAGCGGCCAACCTGATAATTTATTTTATCACTTAAAGCTCCCGACTTAATATAATAGCTGGCCGCGCTGTCAAGATATTCTCCTTCCAGAAATTGTCCGTATTCAATATAAGCGAGCACTCTGTTGCTGTCTTCCTTGCTTTGTTTGATGCGCTGCAAAATTGCCTTTCTGTCAATATTGGATAGTGTTGTTTTTTGGGCTATCACTTTAAAGCAAATAAAAAGCAAAATGAATGAGCTTAAAACTGATTTCATTGAACTGATCCGGGGTTTATTATGCCGTTAAATTACTTGCATAAATGTCTGAAATAAAACCTTTTAATAATATCCTCTAAAAGTATGATTTTTCAAAAATGGTGCTTTTGTACGATTGATCGGCACACTCCGGCAAAACTACCTTTGTATTGTTCAAAGTTAGCCAAGCGTCCTCATTTATAATTAGTTATAACAACAAATAAATCAAGACGCACCTTCATCAACAAACTCTATTTATTAATTCATCCTTAACAAAACATATTATGAAAACTCAACTTACAATTT
The sequence above is drawn from the Dyadobacter subterraneus genome and encodes:
- a CDS encoding tetratricopeptide repeat-containing sensor histidine kinase, with amino-acid sequence MKSVLSSFILLFICFKVIAQKTTLSNIDRKAILQRIKQSKEDSNRVLAYIEYGQFLEGEYLDSAASYYIKSGALSDKINYQVGRFKFRTNYTYVLNLQGKFAQALKLNQESLAIARKLNNPIYIGKSLANIGASYTYIGSFKESIKYYQQAANIFEKEGKTEFLAQLYSNIGAAFEQANLFNKAYSYKVKAVALARPMGDSLLLADLLTNLGLCVFNLKKYKESIPYLNEALVIAKNIKSDIFIAENYSGLSSAYRNLNQLEKAKDYAEKGLALSRKSHNVFLEMSCLRDLMFIYEDLKKPQESAKYTAAALKIAEENDMKDHLVELYEDYAADKARQNDYKSAYEYLDKYIRLNDSLQGKEVQKQLQELDTKYQTVQKQKQIISLEREKEERNTMIYSLAAGLFVIIIIAVLIYRNVNIRKQIAENEVIQLQQERQLLATNSILKGQEEERTRVARDLHDGLGGLLSGIKLTLNSVKGNVILPESSALSFTRALSQLDGAISEMRRVAHSMMPETLVRFGLVDALNDFCDGINESKQLHVNIQTFGFSERLDSQIEIVLYRIVQELLNNVIKYAEATEAQVQLSKIGQSVSVTVEDNGKGFDTSILQNNKGAGLQNVQARVDYLNGKLDIQSKPGEGTSVLVEIEV
- a CDS encoding response regulator produces the protein MAVKILIVDDHPLVVEGLKSLLAKDESVEVVGTASNAFETISFLKNNKIDVAFLDINLPDINGIDLCKKIKDQFPTVKSLALSTFGERAYVSRMIQNGACGYLLKSSSREDILEAIRQVMAGGYFMNVNFDQNQTTEISPKTIPFLTRREKEVLLLIAEGMTNPQIAEKLFVSVTTVNTHRANLLMKFDVNNTASLIKISAGLGLV